Proteins encoded in a region of the Polynucleobacter antarcticus genome:
- the rnr gene encoding ribonuclease R, producing the protein MRKAKDLVPREADRLGTVQGHRDGFGFVIPDDGGEDIFLSEREMSRVMHSDRVSVRVLGTDRRGRPEGQIVEVILHANKVVIGRLLNENGVLIVAPEDKRIGHDILMPPKGQGNAKLGQVVSVEIIDYPDSYRQAVGRVVEVLGEIDDPGMEIEIAVRKYGVPHVFSVAAQKEADALPDTVQQSDLEGRVDLRDVPLVTIDGADARDFDDAVYCEPVMYGKAKAWRLIVAIADVSHYVKPGHPLDDEGLLRATSVYFPRRVIPMLPEKISNGLCSLNPGVDRLCMVCDSVVDTHGEVLAYQLYPAVMHSAQRFTYDAVWEVLSNSKGPEASRFAELRPLLTNLYSLYKILLDARQKRGAIEFETTETQIISNELGKILRIEPRLRNDAHRLIEECMLTANVCAADFIDKNKHLSLYRVHGEPSEEKLATLRQVLRTSSLSLGGGDKPKPKDYSKLMREIKERPDANMLQTVVLRSMQQAMYQPDNEGHFGLAYPAYSHFTSPIRRYPDLLTHRVIKSILAKKPYVPVLPPTVPLNLTLPRKGKGRENAVNAKKSHHDAKEASAKGTRLPKLPKGANAALPIWGQLGVHCSSNERRADEASRDVEAWLKCYYMRDHLGQEYAGSVTGVASFGLFIQLENLFVEGMVHVTELGGDYFQYDEARQELRGERTGIRYRLGDRVHVLVSRVDLDARKIEFSLVKSVGLEPGGTTNRRQIILASDTGRPNKKAAPKKGRSGSKEPQRHSGVNVNAAKSAGNLGANQAKGKATKSTKPSKPTRSAGKPAGTKPPVRSTNAGRKK; encoded by the coding sequence ATGCGTAAAGCAAAAGACTTGGTGCCACGAGAGGCTGACCGTTTAGGTACAGTCCAAGGTCACCGAGATGGATTTGGATTTGTGATCCCCGATGATGGCGGTGAAGATATTTTTCTTTCTGAAAGAGAAATGTCCCGTGTCATGCATAGTGATCGAGTGAGTGTCAGAGTATTAGGGACAGACCGTCGTGGCCGTCCTGAAGGTCAGATAGTTGAAGTAATTTTGCATGCCAATAAAGTGGTGATTGGACGCCTCTTAAATGAGAATGGCGTTCTCATTGTTGCTCCTGAAGATAAGCGAATTGGCCACGATATCTTGATGCCACCAAAAGGCCAAGGTAATGCCAAATTAGGTCAAGTCGTTAGTGTAGAAATTATTGATTACCCGGATAGCTATCGTCAGGCAGTAGGCCGTGTAGTGGAGGTCTTAGGGGAAATCGATGATCCTGGTATGGAAATTGAAATCGCCGTGCGTAAGTATGGCGTTCCTCATGTGTTCTCTGTTGCAGCCCAAAAAGAAGCCGATGCTTTGCCCGATACCGTTCAGCAATCCGATCTAGAGGGCCGGGTTGATTTACGGGATGTACCTTTAGTTACCATTGACGGTGCAGATGCACGTGATTTTGATGATGCGGTCTATTGTGAGCCTGTGATGTATGGCAAAGCGAAGGCTTGGCGACTGATTGTGGCAATTGCAGACGTATCGCATTACGTTAAGCCAGGTCATCCATTGGATGATGAAGGATTATTACGGGCTACTTCAGTGTATTTTCCGCGGCGAGTAATACCGATGCTGCCTGAGAAGATCTCGAATGGCTTGTGCTCCCTCAATCCAGGCGTAGATCGCCTTTGTATGGTGTGTGACTCGGTAGTGGATACCCATGGCGAAGTGCTTGCTTATCAACTCTATCCAGCGGTGATGCATTCTGCGCAACGCTTTACTTATGACGCTGTTTGGGAAGTCCTCTCTAATAGCAAGGGTCCTGAGGCTTCGCGTTTTGCAGAGCTCCGACCTTTATTAACAAACCTATATTCGCTCTATAAAATTTTGCTAGATGCACGCCAAAAACGGGGTGCTATTGAATTTGAAACAACTGAAACTCAAATTATTAGCAATGAGCTGGGTAAAATTCTGCGAATTGAGCCTCGCCTTCGCAATGATGCACATCGCTTAATTGAAGAGTGCATGTTGACTGCTAACGTCTGCGCTGCAGATTTTATTGATAAAAATAAGCATCTCAGTCTATACCGAGTGCATGGCGAGCCTTCAGAAGAAAAGCTCGCGACCTTGCGTCAGGTGCTCCGAACTTCTAGTCTGTCATTGGGGGGCGGCGACAAACCTAAACCTAAAGACTATTCCAAGTTAATGCGAGAAATTAAAGAGCGGCCCGATGCCAATATGTTGCAGACAGTTGTCTTACGTTCGATGCAGCAAGCAATGTACCAGCCGGATAACGAAGGCCACTTTGGTCTAGCTTACCCAGCGTATTCACATTTCACGAGTCCTATTCGCCGATATCCAGATCTCTTAACCCATCGTGTTATTAAGTCGATCTTAGCGAAGAAACCATATGTTCCTGTATTGCCACCAACAGTACCTTTAAATCTCACGCTACCTCGCAAAGGTAAGGGTCGTGAGAATGCGGTGAATGCGAAAAAATCACATCATGATGCAAAAGAGGCTAGTGCAAAAGGTACTCGATTACCTAAATTACCAAAAGGGGCAAACGCTGCACTGCCTATCTGGGGTCAACTAGGAGTTCATTGCTCTTCTAATGAGCGACGTGCTGATGAGGCATCCCGTGACGTTGAGGCTTGGTTAAAGTGCTATTACATGCGAGACCATCTCGGACAAGAATATGCGGGCTCTGTCACTGGGGTAGCATCCTTTGGTCTCTTTATACAACTGGAAAACCTATTTGTTGAAGGCATGGTTCATGTCACCGAGCTAGGGGGTGATTATTTTCAATACGATGAAGCGCGCCAAGAGCTGCGTGGAGAGAGAACAGGTATTCGTTATCGTTTAGGCGATCGTGTACACGTATTAGTTAGTCGAGTAGATCTTGATGCACGTAAGATCGAATTTAGCTTGGTCAAGTCTGTGGGCCTAGAGCCAGGTGGCACGACTAATCGTCGTCAAATTATCTTGGCAAGTGATACTGGTCGTCCCAACAAGAAGGCTGCGCCTAAAAAAGGCAGATCTGGAAGTAAGGAGCCTCAAAGACACAGTGGCGTCAATGTTAATGCTGCTAAATCTGCTGGTAACTTAGGTGCTAATCAGGCTAAAGGTAAAGCAACTAAATCTACCAAACCCAGTAAACCCACTAGATCTGCTGGAAAGCCTGCTGGCACCAAGCCGCCAGTTCGAAGCACGAATGCCGGAAGAAAAAAATGA
- a CDS encoding dienelactone hydrolase family protein: MIDFQRPDGTSAQAYLVEPDNLKNAPGIVVIQEWWGLDEEIKEVANRLAKAGFRALVPDLYRGQLALAANEAEHLMNDLNFGDAASQDIRGAVQYLKASGSNKVAVTGFCMGGALTVLSAGLVPECDATVVWYGYPPLEYVDAQAIKKPMLGHWALHDEFFAIGGVDQLEEKLTLAGVNYDFQRYEAKHAFANPKSTTRNLPPLQYNPEAAALAWDRTMHFLNEHIKN; this comes from the coding sequence ATGATTGACTTTCAAAGACCTGACGGAACATCAGCCCAAGCGTATTTGGTTGAACCGGATAACTTAAAGAATGCACCTGGCATCGTCGTGATTCAGGAATGGTGGGGCTTAGACGAAGAGATTAAAGAGGTTGCCAATCGTTTAGCGAAGGCTGGATTCAGGGCTTTGGTACCCGATCTCTATCGTGGGCAATTAGCGCTTGCAGCAAACGAGGCGGAGCATTTGATGAATGACTTAAATTTTGGTGATGCAGCCAGCCAAGATATTCGTGGTGCAGTCCAATATCTGAAGGCAAGTGGCAGCAATAAAGTAGCTGTTACAGGATTTTGTATGGGTGGTGCATTGACGGTTTTATCAGCAGGTCTCGTTCCTGAGTGTGACGCAACCGTTGTCTGGTATGGCTATCCTCCCCTGGAATATGTGGATGCGCAAGCGATTAAAAAACCCATGCTAGGGCATTGGGCATTGCATGATGAGTTCTTTGCTATTGGTGGCGTTGACCAGTTAGAGGAAAAATTAACACTTGCGGGCGTGAATTATGACTTCCAGCGCTATGAGGCAAAGCATGCTTTTGCTAATCCGAAATCCACTACAAGAAATCTACCGCCATTACAGTACAACCCTGAGGCGGCTGCATTAGCCTGGGATCGCACAATGCATTTTTTAAATGAGCATATAAAGAACTAG
- a CDS encoding malate synthase G produces the protein MTSRTNCNGMQVATPLYRFIEDQVLPGVGIKSADFWKGFEEIVKDLSPKNEALLAKRDRLQLDLDQWHKANPGPIKDMPAYRKYLQEIGYLEDVAEKVVATTKNVDDELALQAGPQLVVPLLNARYALNAANARWGSLYDALYGTDVISEADGATKAGAYNPVRGAKVVAYARDFLDQALPLANGSHHDVVAYLVSGNKLVAKLKDGSDTGLKDEKQFVGYQGDAASPRSLLLRNNGIHIDIEIDHSKTIGSSDAAGINDVVLESALSTILDLEDSIAAVDAEDKVLAYENWLGILKATLTEEVSKDGKQFTRTLNPDRQYTAAIGALNAKDGVVTLHGRSLLFLRNVGHLMTNPAIITAEGKEIYEGILDAVVTVLIALYDIRRPASQVIGNTRKGSVYIVKPKMHSAEEVAFAGELFGRVEKLLDLPADTVKLGIMDEERRLSVNIKAAIAAAGARVAFINTGFLDRTGDEIHTGMHGGAMVRKGKMKVGKWFGAYERRNVLAGLNCGLRGRAQIGKGMWPAPDLMKEMVEQKIAHPQAGANTAWVPSPTAATLHAMHYHQVNVAQIQEEMEKQDTAAEYDSLLDDLLTVPVALYPDWTKEEIREALYNNCQGILGYVVRWIDQGVGCSKVPDIYNVGLMEDRATLRISSQHIVNWMLHKIVTAAEVDEALLRMASIVDAQNAGDPLYKPMMPNYNDSYAFKAARDLIFKGLEQPNGYTEPLLHAWRLVVKKANA, from the coding sequence ATGACTTCCCGCACCAACTGTAATGGCATGCAAGTAGCAACCCCCCTTTATCGCTTTATTGAAGACCAGGTTTTACCCGGAGTAGGTATCAAAAGCGCTGATTTTTGGAAAGGGTTTGAGGAGATTGTCAAAGATCTCAGCCCTAAAAATGAAGCCTTACTAGCCAAGCGTGATCGTTTACAACTGGATCTTGATCAATGGCATAAGGCCAATCCTGGACCGATTAAAGATATGCCCGCTTATCGCAAATATCTTCAAGAAATTGGATATTTGGAGGATGTGGCAGAGAAAGTAGTCGCTACTACAAAAAATGTGGATGATGAATTAGCGCTGCAGGCTGGCCCTCAATTAGTAGTGCCATTACTGAATGCCCGTTACGCTTTAAATGCAGCGAATGCGCGTTGGGGTTCTTTGTATGATGCTTTGTATGGCACGGATGTTATTTCTGAGGCAGATGGTGCTACCAAAGCAGGTGCCTATAACCCAGTACGTGGAGCCAAAGTAGTGGCCTATGCTCGGGATTTCTTAGATCAAGCCTTGCCTTTGGCAAATGGCTCCCATCACGATGTTGTCGCGTATTTAGTCAGTGGTAATAAATTGGTAGCGAAACTAAAAGATGGCAGTGATACCGGCCTAAAAGATGAGAAGCAGTTTGTTGGCTATCAAGGCGATGCCGCCTCACCTAGGTCCTTGTTGTTGCGTAATAACGGCATTCATATTGATATTGAAATCGATCACAGCAAGACAATCGGCTCTAGTGATGCTGCCGGTATCAATGATGTTGTTCTAGAGTCAGCTCTCTCTACCATTTTAGATTTAGAAGACTCGATTGCAGCAGTGGATGCGGAAGATAAAGTCCTTGCCTATGAAAACTGGCTGGGTATTCTGAAGGCAACCTTAACTGAAGAGGTGAGCAAAGACGGCAAGCAGTTCACCCGTACCTTGAATCCAGACCGTCAGTACACTGCTGCTATTGGCGCTCTGAATGCTAAAGATGGCGTAGTGACATTGCATGGCCGCTCTTTATTATTCCTGCGTAATGTAGGTCATCTAATGACCAATCCAGCCATCATCACCGCTGAAGGTAAAGAAATTTACGAAGGGATATTGGATGCAGTAGTGACTGTATTAATTGCTTTGTATGATATTCGACGTCCAGCTTCTCAGGTTATTGGTAATACTCGTAAGGGCTCTGTTTATATCGTGAAGCCAAAGATGCACAGTGCTGAAGAGGTAGCGTTTGCGGGTGAACTATTTGGTCGGGTAGAGAAGTTATTGGACCTGCCGGCAGATACTGTCAAGTTAGGCATCATGGATGAAGAGCGTCGCCTGAGCGTTAATATCAAAGCTGCTATTGCCGCAGCAGGTGCGCGCGTTGCGTTTATCAACACCGGTTTCTTAGACCGGACTGGTGATGAAATTCATACGGGTATGCACGGTGGCGCCATGGTACGTAAAGGCAAGATGAAGGTCGGCAAGTGGTTCGGAGCCTATGAGCGGCGGAATGTATTGGCAGGCCTCAATTGTGGTTTACGTGGCCGCGCACAAATTGGTAAAGGTATGTGGCCCGCACCAGATCTTATGAAAGAAATGGTTGAGCAAAAAATTGCCCATCCACAAGCAGGCGCTAATACAGCTTGGGTGCCATCGCCTACTGCTGCAACACTCCATGCAATGCACTATCACCAAGTGAATGTGGCACAAATTCAAGAGGAAATGGAAAAGCAAGATACGGCAGCTGAGTACGACTCTTTGTTAGATGATTTGTTGACGGTACCAGTAGCGCTGTATCCAGATTGGACTAAAGAAGAAATTCGTGAAGCACTGTATAACAATTGCCAAGGCATCTTGGGTTATGTTGTTCGTTGGATTGATCAGGGCGTGGGTTGCTCTAAAGTGCCTGACATTTATAACGTAGGATTGATGGAAGATCGCGCTACCTTGCGTATTTCTAGTCAACATATTGTTAACTGGATGCTGCACAAAATTGTGACTGCTGCAGAGGTGGATGAAGCCTTACTTCGCATGGCTTCGATTGTGGATGCACAAAATGCAGGTGATCCCTTGTATAAGCCAATGATGCCAAATTACAATGATTCATACGCCTTTAAAGCTGCCCGCGATTTAATTTTTAAAGGCCTCGAGCAGCCCAATGGCTACACTGAGCCTTTGTTACATGCATGGCGTTTAGTGGTGAAGAAAGCCAACGCATAA
- a CDS encoding adenylosuccinate synthase produces the protein MSLKQEARGRNVVVIGTQWGDEGKGKVVDWLTDHAQAVVRFQGGHNAGHTLIIGDKKTILRLIPSGIMHRNVICYIGNGVVLSPEALFKEIGELEAAGLDVQSRLKISEATTLILPYHVAIDHAREKKRGNAKIGTTGRGIGPAYEDKVARRALRVQDLFYPEKFAEQLRENLEYHNFMLTNYYGAEPVDFAKTLAEAMSYAERIKPMVVDVSSALYAAEQAGQNLLFEGAQGTLLDIDHGTYPYVTSSNCVAGNAAAGSGVGPDSLQYILGITKAYCTRVGAGPFPSELYDFDNPAKQDPVGIRLAEVGKEFGSVTGRPRRTGWLDAAALKRSIQINGLSGLCITKLDVLDGFETIRLCVGYMLDGKKLDVLPRGAEAVSHCEPIYEDFAGWKGTTFGIREWDKLPAEAQKFLRRIEEVAGKPIAMVSTGPERDETILLQHPFEK, from the coding sequence ATGTCTTTAAAGCAAGAAGCTCGTGGTCGTAACGTCGTTGTCATCGGTACCCAGTGGGGTGATGAGGGTAAAGGCAAAGTAGTTGATTGGTTGACTGATCATGCGCAAGCTGTTGTTCGCTTTCAGGGTGGCCACAATGCAGGGCATACCCTGATTATTGGCGACAAGAAAACTATTCTGCGTTTGATCCCATCGGGCATCATGCATCGGAATGTGATTTGCTACATCGGCAATGGCGTGGTGCTTTCGCCGGAGGCTCTGTTTAAAGAGATCGGTGAGTTAGAGGCTGCTGGATTGGATGTTCAATCGCGTTTAAAGATTTCTGAGGCAACGACTTTAATTTTGCCGTATCACGTAGCAATTGATCATGCGCGTGAGAAAAAGCGTGGCAATGCCAAGATTGGTACAACTGGCCGTGGCATTGGACCTGCTTACGAAGACAAGGTCGCGCGTCGTGCCTTACGTGTTCAAGATTTGTTTTATCCAGAAAAGTTCGCAGAGCAGTTACGCGAGAACTTGGAATATCACAATTTCATGCTGACTAATTATTATGGTGCAGAACCTGTAGATTTTGCTAAGACATTAGCAGAAGCGATGTCTTATGCGGAGAGGATTAAGCCGATGGTGGTGGATGTTTCCAGTGCGCTGTATGCCGCTGAGCAGGCTGGTCAAAATCTCTTATTCGAAGGTGCTCAAGGCACCTTGCTTGATATTGATCATGGCACTTACCCATATGTCACCTCTAGTAATTGCGTAGCAGGCAATGCTGCTGCAGGCTCAGGGGTAGGCCCCGACTCATTGCAATACATCTTAGGTATTACCAAAGCCTATTGCACTCGTGTGGGCGCTGGCCCATTCCCAAGTGAGTTATATGATTTTGATAATCCCGCTAAGCAAGATCCAGTGGGTATTCGTTTGGCTGAAGTGGGCAAAGAGTTTGGCTCTGTGACTGGCCGCCCCCGTCGCACAGGTTGGTTAGATGCAGCTGCCTTGAAACGATCAATACAAATTAATGGTTTATCGGGACTCTGTATCACTAAGCTAGATGTATTGGATGGTTTCGAGACCATTCGCCTTTGCGTTGGCTATATGCTCGATGGCAAAAAATTAGATGTATTGCCTCGGGGTGCAGAAGCAGTGAGCCACTGTGAGCCTATTTATGAGGATTTTGCAGGTTGGAAAGGAACTACGTTCGGTATCCGTGAATGGGATAAGCTTCCAGCTGAGGCGCAAAAGTTCTTACGTCGCATTGAAGAGGTTGCAGGCAAGCCGATTGCCATGGTCTCTACAGGTCCAGAGCGGGATGAAACCATCTTGCTCCAGCATCCTTTTGAGAAGTAA
- a CDS encoding ATP phosphoribosyltransferase regulatory subunit gives MNRWLLPEDIADVLPSEARKVEALRRSILDLYQSYGYELVAPPILEFLDSLLTGTGSDLNLQTFKLVDQLSGRTLGLRADMTPQVARIDAHLLNREGVTRLCYAGSIAHARTPVGSAAREELQIGAEIYGCASWEADFEAITLLLSTLNVAGIHKVYLDFSHAGVLEGILDGQNISKEDIELIYGLLQSKDRTRLASWAQCLPPESAQALMTLTELNGSCTEVLAQAQKILPKHSLIDEALSQLDCLATAAAGFSKELELSIDLADLRGYQYHSGVMFAAYVDQLPQPIARGGRYDHVGQAFGRARPATGFSLDLLSLAHLAPQWVRRPAIVAPWINDVTLTRKITELRHTGEVVIQAMPDDAVETAEYLCNRELVKKGDSWEVKQK, from the coding sequence ATGAATCGTTGGCTGCTTCCTGAAGATATAGCGGATGTTTTGCCATCAGAGGCACGCAAGGTAGAGGCCCTACGTCGCTCCATCTTAGATTTATACCAATCTTACGGCTATGAGCTCGTTGCTCCTCCGATTCTGGAATTTCTAGATTCTTTATTGACTGGCACTGGGTCTGATCTGAATTTGCAAACTTTTAAATTGGTAGATCAGTTATCTGGCCGCACCTTAGGTTTGCGTGCTGATATGACGCCGCAGGTTGCTCGTATTGATGCCCATTTACTGAACCGTGAGGGTGTTACGCGGCTTTGTTATGCCGGGTCAATTGCTCATGCGCGTACTCCAGTAGGCAGTGCTGCCCGTGAGGAGTTACAAATTGGGGCTGAGATTTATGGTTGCGCTAGCTGGGAAGCTGATTTTGAAGCAATAACGCTCTTGCTTAGCACCTTGAATGTCGCTGGTATTCACAAAGTGTATTTAGATTTCTCTCACGCGGGTGTTCTTGAGGGTATTTTGGATGGCCAAAATATTAGCAAAGAAGATATTGAATTAATTTATGGCTTATTGCAAAGTAAGGATCGGACACGTCTTGCTTCTTGGGCTCAATGCTTACCACCCGAATCTGCGCAAGCATTGATGACCCTTACTGAGTTAAATGGTTCATGCACTGAAGTGTTGGCCCAAGCTCAAAAGATTTTGCCAAAACATTCGCTGATTGATGAAGCGCTGAGTCAATTAGATTGCTTAGCCACGGCTGCAGCTGGATTTTCTAAAGAGCTTGAGCTAAGTATCGATTTAGCAGACTTGCGTGGCTATCAATATCACAGTGGTGTGATGTTTGCTGCTTATGTAGATCAGTTGCCACAGCCTATTGCTCGTGGTGGTCGTTATGATCATGTCGGCCAAGCATTTGGTAGAGCACGTCCCGCAACAGGCTTCTCTTTGGATTTACTAAGCTTAGCGCACTTAGCGCCACAATGGGTACGTCGACCTGCTATTGTGGCTCCTTGGATCAATGATGTCACTCTGACTCGTAAAATCACAGAGTTACGTCATACAGGTGAGGTAGTGATTCAGGCAATGCCGGATGATGCTGTAGAAACTGCTGAATACCTTTGCAATCGTGAGTTAGTTAAAAAAGGTGATTCTTGGGAAGTGAAGCAAAAGTAG